GACTTTGGTATAAATGGActaaaaggaaaacaatgaTCGCTGTATTGAACTAAAAAAGTGAGTCTACACAGACATCTTAAGCTCTAACATGCATGAGagaacatgtgaaaacaatggaTTCAGTGGCAGTCACTGAAACAGATGGACAAACGAATAACTAATCCTGTATGGTGGGACAGTAAACCTAAAGGCACACAGTTTGAATAGTGGagataaaaaaaggaagagctgagaaaataatgtcacatgatAGAAAACATAGTTTCATGGACAGTGTGAAAATACATCCAGTCTAAACCAGAACAGTTCCTTCAAATAATCATTCCCTTTGgcactagagctgcaacgattagtcgattaacCATCGGTTGTCAAGTATTTAATCAATCACCTATCAACTATTCCTATAACCGATTCATCAATTTTGAGTAACTTTTTTATGATTCTCTTATTTCAGCTTCTTTAATGCGgatatttcctcttttttttttactcctcgATGACAGTTAACTAAATATCTGTCAGTtgcggacaaaacaagacatttaggGACGTTATCTTGGGCTGTAGGAAACGCTGACCGATATTTTTgaccattttctgatatttcacGGACCACaaaactaatcgattaatcagaaaaatgatcGGCAGGTTCTTTGTTAGTCGCAGTCATAGTTTCATGGACAGTGTGCAAATATTTCAGTTCTGTTTACGCAACATTGAACAGGCTTTCATAAACCAGAACAGTTCCTTCAAATGATCATTCCCTTTGGCACTAGAGCTAcaacgattagtcgattaatcgcTTTGTTGTCAGCTATTTAATCAACCACCAACTATTTGATAATCgcttaattgattttttttttttttttttagaaataatctCTGAATTCTCTGACtttagcttcttaaatgtgaatattttctggtttctttactcatctatgacagtaaactgattaTCTTTGGATTTGCGGACTGatgagacatttgaggacatcattaTGGGCTTTGGGACACAaggatcaacatttttctgacattttatggacaaaACAACTGATCTATTAATCGAGAAAGTGATCAAAATATTAGCTATAGTCGCAACCCTATTTGGCACTGGTGGATCAATAGACCTGACTGAAATTctccatttttaaattaatgattTATGTCTTGTTGTCTTTATCTCTGTAATTTGACATTTCCCTATGATTGAATAAATGTAGAGATTCAAGTGACGTGGTGCtagcaccaaaaaaaaaaattaaaaaattgaaTATTAGCACAAatatcagcttttttttttttttaaacttcattttttttttaaaagtcagaagCAGCCTTCAAATACCCATTATAGTTTGAACCCTGACACAAAGTACTTTATAGACTTTATCTCCACGGTAACATCTCCTCTCCTGTCACTGAAGACGCAGGAAGCGGACATGTGATAGTCAGCGACCACGCGTCAGCAGGGCAGTCGGAGCCAGAGAGGACCTTCAGTAACTGAGACGCAGCCGTGTAGCCTGGTAGTTAGATCGAGTGCCAGAGCCGCTTCATTGGTCACGGTGATACAATCTCCAAAGGGAAGCTGGTTCGAGCGAGGATTGGATTTAGCTAACAGGCTAGCAGTTTTGCACTTATAAATAAGCtgggaggaggggtggaggggagCAGTCCTCATGACATTTTTCCTATCTGGATCTTCTTCCAGGCCTCTGAAGCGGTGAATATACAGGAGTCGATGATCCCAGCGACCGTGAACGTCCCGCCAACGATGGCACAgatctgcagaaaacaaatcactgtcaactgtcaacatttaaaagctttggtattttctccttttctaAACGGCTAAATATCAGCTGCTTTTAATCATAACAATACGTTACACTGACACCTCAGAATGTGCTGGAATCCAGCAGAGTGTCCTGCTGCAGCTTGACTCACAATCTTAAGCCATGACTCATAATCACACTATAAGCACAGTCATATCCTACCCGTGCCTTAAGTCACAATGAACCTAAACAACACGGAAGACAAATAATGGTGTAGCTCATCAGCCAAGCAGCCACTTTAATCCTGACCGCATTATCAGTCAGCAGGAAACTTTCCTGATGAGGTGGTTCAGGATTAGCCAAAAATTCCTCAGGTCAGGTGGGAGtagaggcagagaaggagaaagaaatttcaggaaggaaaaggaatagtttttgtaaagattaaacaaacaaaatataacattttaaatagctttagaggtgctggtaggcacCGGTTTCCCCCCGTTTTCAGCCTCTATGCTAAGTTAGACTgactgctggctgtagctttatatttaaaaacaggtTTGAATGTTCTAAAGAACGCAAATAAGCGGATTTCCCATTCTGTTGAAccaataaagaaaaagaaaatcatctaAAATCATCCAAGTAAAGGTGAAAAGTGAAGATCAACAGTAGATGTCCCACCATAGTTTTGTCAGACATATTGTGCTCAATTTCTTACAGTGTATTCAGACTACCCAAACATGTCATTGTGTGACGGGCGTGACAATACAATCAGCTGATGCGTACTCAACTTTCAGCAGTGACTCAGTGACAACTTAGCTGTTCACGCTCGGCCTTTTTTGTAACTTTGTCGCTCATAGTGTGACcatgacacaataataatactcaaaaagaaaaggaaaggttTTACAATCAACCTTTCTAGCAACGTGGGAGCAgcacaacaagctgtaaacactaCACAAGCTAtgtttacatggacaatatttctttaTTCTGATTGAACATTTTGGGTCAACTGTTTACATGGGATGGGATTAATAGGGTCTGGTGTTTACAacaaatttaatcagaaaaaaaatgtgacatgcGCAAAAGTGATGTTACGTCATGCATGCGTTCATTCTCATTTTAGCTTTGGTGTTGGTCTCAACTTTAGGGAAgtatctgtctctttaaaatACATTCACTTCACAATTTTAAGATTTCATTGTTCTGTTGAAGTCCAGATGATAAGCACTCACTGTTGTGACGAAGCGGTAGAAGggctgtctcctctctgtgtaCTTGACTGTGATTGGACTGAGGTCGTATCTGAACCAGATGGCGGGGATGATCCTGCCCGTGTGGCTGTAAGCAACGTATTCCTGTGTGGGATGGAGAAGGAAAGAACGAATGCGTTACAAATTTTCTTGGAGCTGCGCCTGGTGAGAGAAATCGATTCAATCAACACCGAGACGGTTAATCCCATCATGTTTAGAAATCAATTTAGAGCAATCCACACAATTCATTATTATCTCTCGAGGAGTTTATGAGTCATTACTGAATTGGTTTCGGATAAGTCACTCAAAAGCCATTGAAAATGAATCTTGGCTGAATAAAACTGACGAAAGGAGGGGAGGCTCCAATGTGTTGTTAGTTATTATATGACGACATCAATGTTAGTGCCTTTATGTAACTCACATTTCTGCAAAGATCTGGCTAAATTCACCAAAAGTATTAATTTAACATGAGATAAAGCTCCAAGCACTGATGCATGCCTCTGCAAGGCCTTTATTTATGCTTTGGGTAGGAGATTATGAAATACTTTGCACCATCAGCTGGCACTGTTATTACTCCAAACTCAGTCACTGTCCGTCAACACGGTTCTAAGAAGCGTGTTTATGGTTTGTTGACATCTGGTGAACGTTTCCCGTCACTAGGGGTGAGCTTTCACTTCCAGGTGAGCGCACAAGTTAACAGGGCGACACATGTACACTGGCCATATGTCGGGATGGTCACACTGCTTCCATGACaagtgcaaaaaaacaacacatgacaCATAGGTACAATCTcacaggaaaggaaaagaagaagcaCCTTGTTGGCTACCGTGTACTGGTAGGAGAACCTCTGTTTGCCTGAAAGGTCTTCGTACACTGTTGGAACAATCTTCAGTATGTAGTCATGTGACGccagagctgcaggagaaacaaAGTTATTTCAATATAAAAAAGTGTCCAACCATGGATTTAGGTTTGTTAATGACGCAACTGGCTGGACTCTTTCCCTCTGAGGTGCAGTGTCAGCTGTGTGAATCATGTTTCCACTCAGTTAGCCATCCAAGAGGTGTCTCATTTCTTTGCCTTACATAAACGTCAAACAGTGGTTACGGTGAACACATGCGCAGCGTGCATACGTACGATTAGATGCCATTCGGTCAGCCCCTCCTAACGCGTTAAAGGCTCCTTGTACTTTTTGTACCTGcgtgacaaaacaaaaacaagagatcAGCTTCACGCTTTGAAACTTCAGATCTTATCTGTGTCCATTTTTTGTCTGGGTGCGTTTTAGTGTGTGTCCTGACCTGGAGCTTTTCTCCAAACACCAGCTTGTGGATGGTGTGGGTCATGTCAGGGCTTTGGGGCTGCGCCGTAGCGCTGTGCGTCGACACGTGGAAGTTTCCTGgtacctgaacacacacacacacacacacacacacacacacacacacacacacacacacacacacacacacacacacacacacacacacacacacacacacacacacacacacacacacacacacacacacacacacatagatagaGCTAGGTAAGTTTGTGTCAGTAGCATAACAAGCACCCGCAGCACATTTAGTTAACCAATGACCAAGTCTGCATACGCACACAATTGGTTGGAAACTAAATATTCCATGCCTCCGGAAGAGAAATCTACCCCTTTAACACTTTTCACATATTTCCAATTATTCCACAAGCAAGAGCGTTAAATATACAACTGCTGGGTTAATCATTTGAAATGAACTGGAAAGACTGACGCACGGGATGTTGGTCGTGGGACAAAGAGGGCTCCACAGGGCCCAGCCTGTACTCACAGTTTGTACAGTTGTTTAAGagtcaaattcaagcacttttcaaggTACCAAAACCAAGAATTTGAAGACTCTTAAAACTTGCATTATCACATCTAAATTGATTGTATGTTTGATCATGATGTCAGgagacaacaaataaatatgatgacaggattgtttgatttttggtttaaatgagTAATTGTGTCGATGAAACATCTGCTTATGTTGATAATTATGCATTTTTCAAGGAATGTGCATTGAGTTAAGCATATTCTTAGCCTTGAAAACAGTTAAAATcaagcattttccaaactttcaagactttgcACAAACCCTGTACGCTGTCAGATGTAACCGAAGCCGATCAATTTAACGTAACTCAATTTAGACTGGAGAAGGAAGCGGGTTGTCTCAGGCAGGGGTTCACCCTCTATGTTTAACTGAAGcccaagaaaaataaacaacatctaGTCCCACAAACTATCAGGCTATCCGATCCATCATGATGTAATTACTGGACTTCTCTCCAAGAGGCCACATGAAATAGGTCattcatacagtgtgtgtgcttgtatgggttgtttttctcctccactcTGCCGTGTGGTGAGGCCTTACTTTGTTGATGGTGAACTCTCCCTCAAAGCGACAACCATCCCCCTGGTTGAGGGGAATCTTCATGGAGTTGTCTATGTGACCGACCTCATGGCGGCCCATCTCATCCTGGATGTCCAAACCCACCACTGAAAGACAACAAGGACACATGAGAGAGAGTTTAGACACATAGTGAACAAAATGCAAAGTATTGTACAGTTTCCTCAACTTCTCCAAACTATTCTTAGTGATGAGACTCAATGATTCATCGATTAGTCAAACAAAGGAAACCATTTTGATGGTTAATACGtcttttaaatcatattttaatgcaaaaatatcaaactagggctgtaaatgacattttttacattctCAGTTCATCTTTTTTAATTCATCAATTAGTCcaaaaaagtcacaaaacagTAAATTAACAGCAATAAACAATTCAAAGTTCACACATTCAATTTACAATGGTATAAGACACAGAAAGATAGCAAATCCGGAAATTTAAGAAACAGAAAGCATagaattttccctttttttctttattaatgaTCAAAATTGTTCTAcaccaaacatttgctgcttttctctatTATGTAGGACGATCTTGATCTTTATCTTTGTCTTAACGTTCTCACACAGCCACAAAATTATGAataagactgtttcataacttGTTTAGAAAAAACAAGTTATATAAAGACATCACCACCTTGCGACGGGCATTTTTCCAAATTGTTTGGACTTTGGAAAGACTAAACAATAAATGAGTTGATCCAAGAAATGATTGATAGATGAAGTCTGAGTGTGACCCACAGGGTAAACACACATCAAGTCCAAACAGACCACCTATCCTGCCCGTCgccctctctctgcctgtgtttTTCCATCTAGGCCTCACCGACCCCCCTCCTGCAGGCCGCAGTGTGTTGGCACACTGGCAGTGGCCTATTTTCAGGTGATGTGTGTTGGCCGGCAGTGCAGAGAGGAACGTCTGCCGGATCTGTGCTAAAAACCTCCGCAATGCCGACTGTCTGACCTTTGACATTCAAGACAAGTTCCTCCCGTCTGTCCAGATCTCAAAATATAGTGCACAAATATAAGTTATGTCTGAGCTGCTCATTTCTCCTTTTTAAGACATTTAGACCTGGAAGTGTGTTCATGTAAAGTGGATGAGGGGTGGTGGGGGCGGGGGTAAAATTATTATAAGGTTATTACACGCGGATCTGCTTTTCCATGAAGTCACAAATCAAGACCTGGCAACCCGTAAAGGTTGGAGGAGGGAGACGAACGGCACGGCAGAGCAGATAAATCTTAAAAAGAGGTGGAAATGCCAGCTTTTCCATGATGAAATGAGTAAATCTGTAATGGATGACAACCTGTTTGGAGGTCTGGAAAAATACACCAGTGTATAATATTAACTCGCTGGGAGAACGGCTGAGGAACATTTCTGCTCATTacatgcagctgcagtgtgGTTAGACCAACGTGTTTGAGCTGGTATTTAAGAGGGCCCCAtgtctcagaaaaaaaaaaaaaaatctgcaaataaacaaaaccacCATACATACAATCATCAAGAGCTTTAATTGGAAACGGCCTTTGTTTAGGCATGCCATGAGCGAGCTCGTCTAAACACATGGCCGACAGCTGCGCGCCCGCATGCCAGAACCTCTCTCGCACAAATCTGggcttcatttttcacacaAGCATTTATTAGCTTTGCCATTTTTGGATATCCCAAcgaatgtgtgttttctgtgctgcCCGGGCCTCACCACtgtggttggtgtgtgtgcatgtgtgtgatttgtCACTGGGCATAGCTTCTGCCGAGAGTCATGAGGAGCAAATAGCTGGTGACTGCTCTCAGTCTTGGCAAGCTTCAGCCGGGCCAGCCCACTTTCTCTGACGCTGAAGTGCAATCGACGAGCCAGCAGAGGCAACTCTGTGTCAAACTCGGATCGCGGCCGTGTGGCAGATCAAACGCGGGCCAGAGGCTGGGCTAAAATCTGGTGATATCTAGGAGCATGCCACAACACATCCGCGTAAACAAACCATTATCTAGTTGAGTCTTAATCTAGGGCATTGTTATCTTCTACCAATAAGCCGTGCTGAATGATAGGGCAAAGTATGATACTGTCTGATAAGGGGAAAAAGGCAGCTATAAAAGGGAGGCCACAAACAATGTGAAAcatacaaacaggaagtgtaatGCAAAGAAAGTGAGTGAGAgttgtgtatatgtatatattatgtatatactcACAATCACAGTGTAAGTTTGGCAAACTGATGTTTAAACTCACTTCTATCTTCCCACCACTGTCTTTATCAGGATCATCCACATACAGTTCATTAACACtgtgaaaaaagggaaaaaaatggttAGAgaagggtgggggggggggggttatttTGAGTTAAGAAAAAGACACATCTTGTCCTTTAACAGCTGAGGGTTCATCTTCTGCCAAATGGCGAGAAAAGAGCATTTGTGTATCTCTGACAGTGTAATTTCCTTCCTGTCATGTCCTCCCCAAGTCATCCCTTATTACACATCGCCAACAGGCTGACGCATGCAAAAAGCTAATTTCCTGTGAGAAAACTGACTGCATTCATTGGTTACAACATGGGCAGAGCCGACTACATCATAACGGGTGCTTTGACACCCATGATTAAGTCTTGTATATTTAAGACAGCAGGTCCTCGGCCTGTGTGGCAACAAGGGAATGATCTCTTGATTAGTGTGTTACAGGATATTACAGGTTTATTCTGCGATACCTACATTTCAGTGGCTATGAATCCCGTCAGCTccgacaggaagaggaagagtaTGAAGACACAGCAGAGAATGGAAACTGtgggcagagaggaagagttcAAATTAATCTTACGTACAGCACATTGATCTCAAATTACAGCAGGATTTCAAGGGATGATGAAAACCAAATGGCTTTTCCAGCCTTGAGGAATGGCTGACCTAAGATATTGACATTAATAAAATCAAAGCCGCCATAAAAGATTTCTAAATAGCTGTTTTACTGATGGTGTTAAGCCTGCCATTACACAGGATTTTAAAGAGCCTCCTACActaattacatattaaatacCAGTGAACAGGCTGCCATTACTCTGAGAGAGGTGAGCTCATGCTACGTGGGTCCTACAAACAGCTCACTTTAGGTTTTCTGAGACAAACTAGCACACTGACAATCACCCAGACCAAAAATGGCGCCTACagtaaaagagacagaaaccaAATTAGGAGTATTAACCTTTAGGAATAAGTGTTTCTGTTCAGTTTGAGCCAAAATAAAGTCTGAGCCTAAAATGGGAAGAGGCCAAGCTTGTCTATTTCATTTCATGTGTCAAACTAATCAACCAGAGGCTCACATAAAACACTGTCAGGTGTCTTCTGAGATAAAAATGGAAGGAACTGATCTGTGTCTGCGCAACTGTGGTCTATCCAGTATGGCGAGTGCTGCGGTCAGAAAGCTCTCGCTCAGCAGGTGAGGCATGTTTACGTGGCAACTGTCTCCTAGgatcacacagtcacatgacCTCGTGGTTGGCAGGCCATCAAACCTGTGGTTAGTGGAGACTTACATAAGGTAATGTTTAACCAACACACAATAGGGAGTGTCGCTATGACACATAGGTCACCAATTCAGGTTCATCAAAAGGCTTGTACAGTAATTCTTCCCAGGCTTCAAAGGTCACAATACTGGAAATTATTAAAGAACCCATGATTTAAACTTCAACAACTCCGCAATGGAAATACTGACGAACCAAATGATTTACAAAGACTTCACATGAGTGGATTTCAATTTGAACTTTAGCTCATCTTTCCTAGTGACCACACTGGGATGAAATGGGATCGAAAGTTGCTTCATTCTAACAGAGAGgaagcttttttttccctcacagtTGTGACACAAATAAGCCACAGTAAGACAGTACATACAGTAACACCATGAATCAGTCAGTGACATCTGAAACTGGTCTCTCTTTTTGGTAATCAGATGTGCTATTTATTTTTGGCTCATTTCCCCCCACACAGCGCTGACAAATGAGAACTTTCTATCAGTACAAGCTggacaaacaaatatgacagaaaaacagtcaaacagaaGGTTTAAACATTACGACCAGAGCTAGAACAGCTCCCCAGACCACTGTGGCTAAAACAGAGGTTCACAGTAAATACCGTAAAAATTGAACTCAGAGGAATGTGGCCctaaaacagaataacaaaagCAGACAGGGTCAAATATTTGGCCTTTTGTGAAGAGGGGGGAGTCTGTTTCTGGTTCCCTCTGAACCACACAGGCCAAAATGTGAGTTGACCCACCGTGGGTGAAGCAATAACAGTCGTCTAACATCCAAAGCAACCCAACGCCCTCAACCCCTAGACAGTGGATGGAGACAGGAAGGGTGTTGATTGTGTACAGGAAGAACCTCCATCCATTTCCTCATGGGTGGAAACTGTGCGTATATGTTTAGCAAGTTCATTCTCTTCCCTGTAATTCAGGAAGGTGTTTTATAATCTGTTTAAAACTGTTCTCTATTCAGTGATATCACTGCTTATCCAATCTGCCATCAGTTTGATTCGGGGGATGACATTTCACTCTGCCCTGTGTCATCAGCTGACAAATGACAATCCGGCACCAGAAAATGACTGAGGAGCCGAAAATGTGTCATCAGGTCTTTTGTTCACCATTAAACAGTGAATAATCAATACAATCCCTGATTACCCGATGACATACTGATgacaagcaggaaaacagcaTGACCTAACAGGACAAGCATTCAGATTTCCGCTGATGACTTCTCAGGTGCCTGTGGCCATGAAAGAACATGATCATTAACATTCTTACCATACTAGTTGCGTTAAAACATGTAACTGCCTCGCGTCTGGATGACTCGGTCAGGACGCAGCTCTGCGCTGGGACAGGCAGCTACTTGATTTACAGCTGTCAATTACGCCCCTTCCTAAACTGTTCGTCAATACATCCACCTCCCTAAACAGTGCCTGGTACCACTTTCCATTTACCTTCTAATGTAATGTATGCTGATGTAATACTAAGTACGTAAGAGTAAGTAAGAGACCTAAATCCCAGAAATAAGTTGGCATTTTGT
This window of the Pagrus major chromosome 18, Pma_NU_1.0 genome carries:
- the ergic1 gene encoding endoplasmic reticulum-Golgi intermediate compartment protein 1; the encoded protein is MPFDVRRFDIYRKVPKDLTQPTYTGAFISILCCVFILFLFLSELTGFIATEIVNELYVDDPDKDSGGKIEVSLNISLPNLHCDLVGLDIQDEMGRHEVGHIDNSMKIPLNQGDGCRFEGEFTINKVPGNFHVSTHSATAQPQSPDMTHTIHKLVFGEKLQVQKVQGAFNALGGADRMASNPLASHDYILKIVPTVYEDLSGKQRFSYQYTVANKEYVAYSHTGRIIPAIWFRYDLSPITVKYTERRQPFYRFVTTICAIVGGTFTVAGIIDSCIFTASEAWKKIQIGKMS